One part of the Augochlora pura isolate Apur16 chromosome 3, APUR_v2.2.1, whole genome shotgun sequence genome encodes these proteins:
- the Vti1a gene encoding vesicle transport through interaction with t-SNAREs 1a codes for MASLIDNYEQEYAVLTADITAKIGRIRTQNGNERRTFIQDVDRQIKDAQELLEQMELEVRGVTGASRDRLRGRVESHRVELKRLTQEFQSAKMPKEDSIELTRDDSWDNSITEDQKERLLDASERIERSGRTLQNGYRMVLETEEMGSQVLKELHSQRESIQRGRGRLRDTDAELGRGSRLLSGMIFRNLQQRFILAAVVLTLIIVGCVVVYYSFKSKS; via the exons ATGGCGTCGCTCATTGACAACTATGAGCAAGAATACGCCGTTTTGACAGCTGACATAACTGCGAAAATCGGTAGAATAAGGACACAGAACGGCA ATGAGAGGAGAACATTCATTCAAGATGTGGACAGACAAATTAAGGATGCTCAGGAGCTg CTCGAGCAAATGGAGTTGGAGGTTCGTGGGGTGACTGGCGCATCTCGTGACCGCTTACGAGGTCGAGTTGAAAGTCACAGGGTAGAACTGAAAAGATTGACTCAAGAATTCCAATCGGCTAAAATGCCAAAAGAAGACAGCATTGAATTAACCAGAGATGATTCATGGGATAATAGTATTACAGAGGATCAGAAAGAAAGACTGTTGGATGCTTCAGAGCGGATAGAACGAAGTGGGCGGACATTGCAGAATGGTTATCGAATGGTACTAGAAACTGAAGAAATGGGTTCTCAAGTATTGAAGGAATTGCACAGCCAAAGGGAATCGATtcaaagaggaagaggaagg cTACGTGATACAGATGCAGAATTGGGACGAGGTTCTCGGTTACTATCAGGAATGATATTCAGAAATCTTCagcaaagatttattttagcGGCTGTTGTGTTGACACTAATAATCGTTGGTTGCGTTGTCGTATATTATAGCTTTAAATCTAAAAGCTAA
- the Ergic53 gene encoding lectin, mannose binding protein ergic53 produces the protein MKMAAEVRWLLIFHVFLVINTVLGDIPHRKFEYKYSFKPPYLAQKDGSVPFWEYGGNAIASAENVRVAPSLRSQKGAIWIKQPVNFDWWEVELIFRVAGRGRIGADGLAFWYTSSKGAYNGTVFGSVDQWNGLGLFFDSFDNDNKHNNPYIMAVLNDGTKIFDHSNDASSQLSAGCLRDFRNKPFATRAKIEYYQNILTVLFHNGMTNDEQGYEVCFRVENVVLPKGGYFGVSAATGGLADDHDVSHFLTHSLYPPGQVQYDAQKVSMEEQQKLSQEYMDYQKKLDQQKEDYRREHPEARREKEFEEYFETDNQRELLQIFTGLSQVFDSLRELNKKSDEIIGRQERSLSLISQIQVGGIQATGGQPGQQVQLIDTIRRQEVDTLIANQNAILNTARETKSFASDIYTKTDTILNNQVRAPTAQVQPMGYDYHSLISEIQEGLKTLKREVGQVNTKLNSGGGDCPTTNCLTTTMFLLFVALQMVILLAYSLYRDNKEAQAKKLY, from the exons ATGAAGATGGCCGCCGAGGTGAGGtggcttttaatttttcatgtatTTTTGGTAATTAATACGGTACTCGGCGACATACCTCATCGGAAATTTGAATACAAGTACTCGTTCAAACCACCGTATCTCGCACAAAAAGATGGCAGCGTGCCTTTCTGGGAATACGGAGGAA atgcCATCGCGAGTGCAGAAAATGTGAGAGTAGCTCCATCATTGAGAAGTCAAAAAG gTGCAATATGGATCAAACAGCCAGTTAATTTTGACTGGTGGGAggtagaattaatatttagagtAGCAGGAAGGGGAAGAATTGGAGCAGATGGTTTAGCATTTTGGTATACTAGTTCAAAAGGGGCTTACAATGGTACTGTCTTCGGCAGTGTTGATCAGTGGAATGGTCTTGGACTCTTTTTTGATTCATTCGATAATgacaataaacataataacCCTTACATCATGGCTGTTCTCAACGATGGCACGAAGATTTTTGATCATTCCAA tGATGCTTCATCACAATTATCTGCTGGTTGCCTGCGAGACTTCCGTAACAAACCATTTGCAACAAGagcaaaaattgaatactaTCAGAACATTTTAACG GTACTATTCCACAATGGAATGACCAATGACGAACAAGGCTATGAAGTATGTTTCCGCgttgaaaatgttgttttacCAAAAGGTGGATACTTTGGAGTTTCTGCTGCTACGG GTGGTTTGGCTGATGATCATGATGTGTCTCATTTCTTGACACATTCTTTGTACCCTCCTGGGCAAGTGCAATATGATGCGCAAAAAGTTTCTATGGAGGAACAGCAAAAGCTTAGTCAAGAATATATGGATTACCAGAAAAAATTAGATCAACAGAAAGAGGATTATCGCAG GGAACATCCTGAAGCGCGCCGTGAAAAAGAATTTGAGGAGTACTTTGAAACTGACAATCAAAGGGAACTGTTACAAATCTTTACTGGCCTGAGTCAAGTATTTGATTCTTTACGCGAACTCAATAAAAAATCAGATGAAATAATTGGAAGACAAGAACGGTCACTCAGTTTGATATCTCAGATTCAAGTAGGag GTATACAGGCAACAGGTGGACAACCAGGCCAACAGGTTCAATTAATTGACACAATACGACGGCAAGAAGTTGACACCTTAATTGCTAATCAAAATGCTATACTTAATACAGCCAGAGAAACTAAATCTTTTGCAAGTGACATATACACCAAGACTGATACCATTCTTAATAACCAAGTTCGTGCTCCGACTGCTCAA GTGCAACCAATGGGATATGATTATCATTCACTCATTTCTGAAATACAAGAGGGGCTCAAAACGTTAAAGAGAGAAGTTGGACAAGTGAACACTAAACTAAATAGTGGCGGTGGAGATTGTCCTAcaacaaattgtttaacaacaacaatgtttttattatttgtggCACTTCAAATGGTGATTTTGTTAGCATACAGCTTGTACCG GGACAATAAAGAAGCACAGGCGAAAAAGTTATACTAA